ACAATATAACGTGGATTAACGCAATATGATATTACACAATAAAGTCAAAATTTTTAACCTAATATACACTATAAAAACTCAATTTACATAAACTGAAAACCAACCTATTAGTTTCAAGTTTAATACGTATCCGATTAGTGTCACAAATTGTTTGCATTCCTACATATAAGCTCATTCAATTTGTATGCTAGCTAGCCAATGGCACTCTCTCTGTTTTATTATAGTTAAAttgatttctattttgatatGTTTCTTTGTAGAagattcattttcttatatacAGCAGTAATTAACTCTTATTCACTAATAAACTatagaaatagaaaaggaaGAGGTTAGCATGATGTAGTCTAGCACACCCAAAATGACAGCTATAATCTACTCATTATATCGCACACATATTTTCTAAGTCAACAattttctctctatatatactcACCTTCTTCCCATACATTTCCTTCactctccttctctctctaccATTCACTACATTTCATCCTTCTCTTCcactttcattttctaaagCTCTCGAAGATAAAAATGGCAGGAGGCGGTTTCGGCCCCAgcgccggcgccggcggcAAGCAATACCCAGGCAACCTAACGCCTTACGTCGTGGTCACGTGCATTATCGCCGCCATGGGCGGCCTCATCTTCGGCTACGACATCGGAATCTCTGGTAATTACAAATCGCGATGATAATATTgcaaattatgaaaatgaaaatacaaataGTAACAAATTGCGATGATGTGATTGGCTGTTGCAGGTGGAGTGACGTCGATGGATTCGTTTCTGGAGAAATTCTTCCCGTCGGTGTACAGGAAGCAGAAGGCCGACGATTCGACGAATCAGTACTGCAAATTCGACAGCCAGACGCTCACGATGTTCACCTCGTCGCTGTATCTGGCGGCGCTGTGCTCGTCGCTGGTGGCGTCGACGGTCACCAGGAAGCTAGGGCGGAAGCTGTCGATGCTCTGCGGAGGCGTGCTCTTCTGCGTCGGCGCGCTCATCAACGGCTTCGCTAAGGCTGTTTGGATGCTCATCGTCGGCCGGATTTTCCTCGGATTCGGCATCGGATTCGCCAATCAGGTTTCTCATCTCTTTCAAttgcatttgttttatttggaTCGAAATTCAATGAATTCCGATTGTGTTTAGAATAATTCCAACATGCTATTTTTTTCTCCGATTTTTTTGTCGCTGTTATCCCCTGCTTTGTggatttagatattttatggcattttgaaaaaaaaaggaaataaaatattgcaaGTTGTGAGTCAATGGTATGTTGTTGTAGTTCAGATCTGATCTATAAAGTAACAATAAGCTCAGTGAAGTGTTTCACAAAACGACAGAGAATCATTTACAGAAAATCTGCTTTTTCATATCATAAAATCTGCTTTTCAGTGACGTTTTTATAAACTAAGCCGGAGATATTAACTTGCTCTGTTTAGTGTGGAAAATctgtgaattaaattaaacaaattctttgttttgtttgattgcAGTCTGTGCCACTATACCTCTCTGAAATGGCCCCTTACAAATACAGAGGAGCTCTCAACATTGGCTTCCAACTCTCAATCACAATAGGCATCCTAGCAGCCAATGTGCTGAACTACGGGTTCGCCAAGATCAAGGGCGGGTGGGGCTGGCGGCTGAGCTTGGGCGGTGCGATGGTGCCGGCCCTCATCATCACCGTGGGCTCCCTAATCCTCCCGGAGACGCCCAACTCCATGATCGAGCGTGGCCAGAGCGAGGAGGCCCGGTCCAAGCTCCAGAGGATCCGAGGCATAGACAACGTGGACGAGGAGTTCAACGACTTGGTGGAGGCCAGCCAAGCCTCGAGCAAGGTCGAGCACCCGTGGAGGAACATCCTGCAGAGGAAGTACCGGCCACATTTGACGATGGCCATCGCCATCCCCTTCTTCCAGCAGCTCACCGGCATCAATGTCATCATGTTCTACGCCCCGGTCTTGTTTAAAACTATCGGGTTTGGTAGTGATGCAGCCCTCATGTCGGCTGTGATCACCGGTGGTGTCAACGTTATAGCTACCGTCGTCTCAATTTACTATGTTGATAAGTTAGGGAGGAGGTTCCTTTTCATCGAGGGTGGTATCCAAATGCTTGTTTGTCAGGTCTGTGTAGCGATCTTCATCGCGATCAAGTTTGGCGTGGACGGGCAGCCAGGGGAGCTGCCTAAGTGGTACGCGATCGTGGTTGTGCTCTTCATATGCATCTATGTGGCCGGGTTCGCGTGGTCATGGGGGCCGTTGGGGTGGCTCGTGCCTAGTGAGATCTTTCCATTGGAGATCCGGTCGGCCGCCCAGAGCCTCAACGTGTCGGTGAACATGGTGTTCACTTTCGCGGTGGCGCAGATCTTCATGACCATGCTCTGCCACTTGAAGTTCGGGCTGTTTTTGTTCTTCGGGTTCTTCGTGATGGTGATGACGGTGTTCATCTACTTCTTCCTCCCGGAGACAAAGAACATTCCGATTGAGGAGATGGTGGTTGTGTGGAAGCAGCATTGGTTCTGGTCCAGGTTTATGAGTGATGTGGAATATGGTAATGGAAGTGTTGAGTTGAAGAAGGGAGGAGGCGATACCTATCATAAAGTATGATGAATGTGGTCTAGGTTAAATTTAGTTTGGTTTTAATCAagatgaaaatattgaaattattatcACTCTTTATGCTATTTAGAGCTTGTTTTTCAGTAGATGATGTCTTGTTCATGTGATTGCAATGTAATGTAGTAATTCTTGAATTAAATTGGTGTTCATTATTCCTTTGATTTGATGTTGGAGTTGAATTCCTTTGATTCGACGATGGATGAGTAATATTCAAATGATGattgaaattaatactagtatgaaaagtattttttgattaattcagttggaattaaaattggAGATCGTAGTATATACAGATCGgattaattgaaattgttcGTCTATACTTCGTTATTCACATGTGGTGTGGATGATATTTGATATAAAGAAGTCAAGATATCATTCAATAAAACTAATGTAACCAAAtagtgtgaaaaaaaaatattaaaactcgaTTATAGTTTAATTGCTATTGCAATTAGTTATCTGACGTCGAATGTAGTTGTTTGGCATACttattatcttaattttaattttatttttggccgtttttgaattttttttttatttaaagaaagcATGCTAAACCTGAGttgaaaataaactaacaacaatataaaatgcataaTCTATCATAAAGGTGCCAAATATTAAGATTTTATGGTGGTTGATCCAAAGCTTGACCCATCGAGCAAAATTGTAGGCATGATGTgataattaataagaagtcAAAATTTCCCTCGCGATGCACATGCGCACTGCGGCTCAGTCAAACTCTGAGACTAATTTTCAAATCCTTCTAACTATATCCTTGCAGCCAAAAGACACCTCGAATTTCTTGGATGTAGAAATTCACCAATTACCAAAGAATTTGGAgtgtattttttgtgattgAGCCTTAATAAGTTAAGTGTTCtcaaaaaaatctttttatacaaatcttgccattcacatttttcaactttttacAATTGCAAGATTTTTTATAGAGAAAACAAAATCTAGAAATGAGGTATATAACGTCAATAACTAAATACCGGTCAGTGGGCATCTTACCTAATTCTAGAATCGTaattaaaatgtgatttttgtcattatttcttttataaagtaaacatttttttgataaatataagAGTGGATAATGGCAAAAGTCgataataaagaaataaaagtaacTTTAGATTTTTCTTGTTGGcatcaataaatatgtaaacCTTAGTATTCACTCCTTTAGCAAGGCAGGAATCCAATTCCCATGTAAACCATTGTCAATGTCACCTCTCACATTATggcaaaaaataaagagaccAACACCCTTTTTGATGACAAAGAAACATTATCCATATCTTTTAGTATTCTTGAAggaaaatcgaaaaaaatgaataatgtatCATCAATTAAATCACGGTCTTCAAAATGAAGCAAAGAGGTGATCATTAATTCTAGATTAACATAGATCACatctttgtttttcattttgctaAGGAAGAAACTGAAAAGAGACGAATCATTTTGGTCACGGAAAATTTGGAAAGTGCAACTACTAGTCACATGATTCGTGACAGAATTTGAGAGAACTTAGGCTTTTAGAATTGGATAAGTATTAGCGAATATATACTAgttctttcttcttttattaatttaatttgcataAAGTTTGTCTTTTGAGGCAAAAGATAGAGCTTTATCcaacatttattttctctttagaGAGTTTTGGATGAAACTAAGAAGATCTTACAAGCTGAAAGTGAGTGAATTACTCCTAgaatattagaaaaattaaatatctatcGTATTTATTTAACAACTTGTTATAAAGttttactattaaaaatagtatCACTCTCTTTTATAAAGTTATCATAAACGataattgattatatatagGAGTAAATGTTAAACATATgactaaaatatgaatttggtcTAAAACATTCGCTTTTTGTAAAAGAAGTccataacaaaatgaaaatgttgccAAAGTTGTCCTATTTTTTACGGTTCCgtaaaaaaactaacggttAACAATTAACACTAATTGCACAGTGGCATGACCGTTATTTTTTGACGAAACCGTAAAAAAAGGACCACTCCGACGatgatttcatttgttatggacctgttttttaaaaagtgaatgttttgaaccaaattcgtattttgaaCTTATATTTAAGACTAAAATGGTCTTAATACTCTATATATAGGGGCGTGTAATAGTGCAAACACTGCTTTATATGATAATGACGATCGAATCCAATCTACTGGATCTAGGAGACTGATGGCTGGGACTGCATATTGTTTTTCAAtgtgattttgtaaattaattctAGTGAAGGGTGAAATAGGTAACAGAAATGTATTCACGATCATAAATTCCAAAGAATCAACTTTCACCCTTACTTATTTTACCACTAAGAGTTGTTCAAAGAGTTCTAAGAATCTAGATCATAAATATAGTTTCATTTGTATTTCAAAGAGCTGTTCTCGATTTCTTGGCATTGTGTAATACGTAACTCTATAGTTCAGATCAAATCttgtatatcattttataataaaataaaactaaaatttt
The genomic region above belongs to Salvia hispanica cultivar TCC Black 2014 chromosome 3, UniMelb_Shisp_WGS_1.0, whole genome shotgun sequence and contains:
- the LOC125211818 gene encoding sugar carrier protein C-like encodes the protein MAGGGFGPSAGAGGKQYPGNLTPYVVVTCIIAAMGGLIFGYDIGISGGVTSMDSFLEKFFPSVYRKQKADDSTNQYCKFDSQTLTMFTSSLYLAALCSSLVASTVTRKLGRKLSMLCGGVLFCVGALINGFAKAVWMLIVGRIFLGFGIGFANQSVPLYLSEMAPYKYRGALNIGFQLSITIGILAANVLNYGFAKIKGGWGWRLSLGGAMVPALIITVGSLILPETPNSMIERGQSEEARSKLQRIRGIDNVDEEFNDLVEASQASSKVEHPWRNILQRKYRPHLTMAIAIPFFQQLTGINVIMFYAPVLFKTIGFGSDAALMSAVITGGVNVIATVVSIYYVDKLGRRFLFIEGGIQMLVCQVCVAIFIAIKFGVDGQPGELPKWYAIVVVLFICIYVAGFAWSWGPLGWLVPSEIFPLEIRSAAQSLNVSVNMVFTFAVAQIFMTMLCHLKFGLFLFFGFFVMVMTVFIYFFLPETKNIPIEEMVVVWKQHWFWSRFMSDVEYGNGSVELKKGGGDTYHKV